One segment of Elusimicrobiota bacterium DNA contains the following:
- the folE gene encoding GTP cyclohydrolase I FolE gives MDKKKIEKAIKDLLEAVGEDPKREGLKNTPRRVADFYAEALEGMKVNPLDILSIYYEKENHEEIVLIKDISFYSICEHHLLPFFGKINVAYIPKKDRLLGVSKLIRVVDIFAKRFQLQERMSKQIVDSIMKAAQPYGAMVVIEAEHLCMTMRGVKKTGSKMITSAMRGIFLSDPRTRAEALSLLR, from the coding sequence ATGGATAAGAAAAAGATAGAAAAGGCTATTAAAGATCTTCTTGAAGCAGTTGGAGAAGATCCGAAAAGAGAAGGACTGAAAAATACTCCCCGAAGGGTTGCTGATTTTTATGCGGAAGCCCTTGAGGGTATGAAGGTTAATCCTTTAGATATACTTTCAATTTACTATGAAAAAGAAAATCATGAGGAAATAGTTCTAATAAAAGACATTTCTTTCTATTCAATTTGCGAGCATCATCTTCTCCCGTTTTTTGGAAAAATCAATGTTGCCTACATTCCTAAAAAAGACCGGCTTTTGGGAGTATCAAAACTAATCAGGGTAGTTGACATTTTTGCCAAAAGGTTTCAATTGCAGGAAAGAATGTCAAAACAAATTGTTGATTCAATTATGAAAGCAGCCCAGCCCTACGGAGCGATGGTTGTAATTGAGGCCGAACATCTTTGCATGACTATGAGAGGGGTTAAAAAAACGGGTTCAAAGATGATTACATCAGCGATGAGGGGAATTTTCTTAAGTGATCCAAGAACACGCGCCGAAGCCTTATCGCTATTGAGATAA
- the folP gene encoding dihydropteroate synthase produces MDVSIVEIKNVIDASLKIASIGADSYSVPLMAQKAFTTALKLHKIDNRAANLIKQEALSLGAEAAVNQNISRFIKGKSDVLLTANYKQLRALLSKLSVQPFGLNALSEKMGLALSNYEKKEFKFKSGSKIIELGSRPKVMGIVNVTPDSFSDGGLLGSSEEAVEHALHLINEGADIIDIGGESSRPGAIPVQLKIEKERVLPVIKKLAKKTKVPISIDTLKPEVARAALDNGAGIINDISGLRFENGKMAKLAAKYRVPVIIMHMQGMPRNMQKKPVYKDVICDISDFFSERVSFALNAGMKTDQIILDPGIGFGKTLEHNIEILKRLREFKVLGYPLSIGTSRKSFIGKILNIENPLDRIEGSLTTSFWSALNGAKILRVHDVKETVRALKIAEVLQ; encoded by the coding sequence ATGGACGTAAGTATCGTTGAAATAAAAAATGTTATTGATGCTTCCTTGAAAATTGCGAGCATCGGAGCCGATTCATACTCAGTTCCTTTAATGGCTCAAAAAGCGTTCACTACCGCATTAAAACTTCATAAAATTGATAATCGTGCCGCAAATTTAATAAAACAGGAAGCTCTTTCTCTTGGCGCAGAGGCAGCTGTAAACCAGAATATCAGCCGTTTTATTAAAGGAAAATCGGATGTTCTTTTAACGGCGAATTATAAACAGCTTCGCGCTCTTTTGTCAAAATTGTCAGTTCAGCCGTTTGGCCTTAATGCTTTGAGCGAAAAGATGGGACTTGCTCTTTCAAATTATGAAAAAAAGGAATTCAAGTTTAAAAGCGGTTCAAAGATTATTGAGCTTGGATCTCGGCCCAAAGTTATGGGAATAGTTAATGTTACCCCGGATTCTTTTTCAGACGGAGGACTTTTGGGCTCGAGCGAAGAAGCTGTAGAACATGCGTTGCATTTAATAAATGAAGGAGCTGACATCATTGACATAGGAGGAGAATCCTCAAGGCCAGGAGCTATTCCGGTTCAATTAAAAATCGAAAAAGAAAGAGTATTGCCGGTTATAAAAAAACTTGCTAAAAAAACGAAAGTTCCCATTTCAATTGACACATTAAAGCCTGAAGTAGCAAGAGCCGCACTGGATAATGGCGCAGGCATCATAAATGATATATCAGGCTTGCGTTTTGAAAACGGTAAAATGGCAAAATTAGCAGCGAAATACCGAGTCCCTGTTATAATTATGCATATGCAGGGGATGCCGCGCAACATGCAGAAAAAACCGGTTTATAAGGATGTCATTTGCGATATCAGCGATTTTTTTTCCGAAAGAGTAAGTTTTGCTTTAAATGCAGGGATGAAGACTGATCAGATTATTCTTGATCCTGGAATTGGTTTCGGAAAAACGCTTGAGCATAACATTGAAATATTGAAACGTTTAAGAGAGTTTAAAGTTTTAGGTTATCCTTTATCAATTGGGACTTCAAGGAAGTCTTTTATAGGCAAGATATTAAATATTGAAAATCCATTAGATAGAATTGAAGGGAGTCTTACTACGTCTTTTTGGTCGGCATTAAACGGGGCTAAGATTTTAAGAGTGCATGATGTAAAAGAAACAGTTCGCGCTTTAAAAATTGCTGAGGTGCTGCAATGA
- the cdaA gene encoding diadenylate cyclase CdaA, producing the protein MNFVNILWSQYLVNIIDILIVTYIIYRIILLLKGTRAVQILIGILILLVITFFAHDIFHFRTLSWMLENFWLAAVVIIAVVFQPEIRYALVQLGSQHWTKIISMPEPSYINEVIEAIKEISERKGGALIVFEKDVGLKEYIETGTTVNAAISRDLIVSLFNKESPLHDGAVIIRDGMLVAAGCVLPLSSSESKLSKTFGTRHSAGLGLSEITDAIVIIVSEETAKVSAAVNGKITGNVDPDQLRLNLMDSFWKTSRKSVFSRIGLK; encoded by the coding sequence ATGAATTTTGTAAATATTTTGTGGTCGCAATATCTGGTAAATATCATTGATATTCTTATTGTTACATATATCATTTATCGGATAATACTTCTTTTGAAAGGTACCAGGGCAGTTCAGATATTAATCGGTATTTTAATTCTTCTCGTAATCACTTTTTTTGCGCATGATATTTTTCATTTTAGAACTTTAAGCTGGATGTTGGAAAATTTCTGGCTTGCCGCAGTAGTAATTATTGCGGTAGTCTTTCAGCCCGAAATACGTTATGCTTTGGTTCAGCTTGGCAGCCAGCATTGGACAAAAATAATCAGCATGCCAGAGCCTTCTTACATCAACGAAGTTATTGAGGCGATAAAAGAAATTAGCGAAAGAAAAGGAGGAGCTTTAATTGTTTTTGAAAAGGATGTAGGTTTAAAAGAATATATTGAGACAGGAACTACGGTTAATGCGGCTATTTCAAGGGATTTAATCGTTTCTTTGTTCAATAAAGAGTCTCCTCTGCATGACGGGGCAGTAATTATACGCGACGGCATGCTGGTTGCGGCGGGATGTGTTCTCCCTTTAAGTTCAAGCGAAAGCAAACTTTCAAAAACTTTTGGCACAAGGCATAGCGCGGGTTTGGGCTTAAGCGAAATAACTGATGCCATAGTTATAATAGTTTCTGAAGAGACTGCTAAAGTTTCAGCTGCCGTTAACGGGAAAATTACCGGCAATGTGGATCCGGACCAGCTCAGGCTTAATTTAATGGATTCTTTCTGGAAAACTTCAAGAAAATCTGTTTTTTCAAGAATAGGTCTAAAATGA
- the glmM gene encoding phosphoglucosamine mutase: MRLFGTDGIRGKAGKYPLDSKTVIKLGIFAAKVLKRDHLKAVVIIGRDTRISGKKISSDLKKGLISSGLDVWDVGVIPTPGISYLVSKFPVLAGAVISASHNPYQDNGIKFFSHKGTKLPDSIEKKIEDLLLNKTDKSANKPLRKGKIKESLHLVSDYENFLKKTLPKNLNLSGLKIVVDCANGATYKLAPKIFSSLGAELKIINSTPDGKNINKESGSLNPENLSLETLKQNADCGIAFDGDGDRVIFVDEKGIVRDGDFLLNIAAQYLKENGGLKNNTLVTTVMANLGLIKAMQKKDIKLEQTSVGDRYVYEEMDKSGANLGGEQSGHIIFKNFMQTGDGILSALQILSIMKIKSKPLSVLCNNLKKYPQVLLNSKVEKKIPIEKLTETKKTIRNVEDKLRSDGRVLVRYSGTENLLRVMIEGLDLNIITDMAKMILDTAKKEISKAVGPAKARGLHLSKLTKS; the protein is encoded by the coding sequence ATGCGTTTGTTTGGTACTGACGGAATACGTGGAAAAGCGGGTAAATACCCCCTTGATTCAAAAACAGTAATAAAGCTTGGAATCTTTGCGGCAAAAGTATTAAAAAGAGATCATCTTAAAGCCGTTGTTATTATCGGCCGGGATACCAGGATTTCAGGTAAAAAAATATCCTCGGACTTGAAAAAAGGTTTAATATCTTCAGGTCTAGATGTCTGGGACGTCGGAGTAATACCTACCCCGGGGATTTCCTACCTCGTATCAAAATTTCCTGTTCTTGCCGGAGCAGTTATTTCAGCATCTCATAATCCTTACCAAGATAACGGTATAAAATTCTTTTCTCATAAGGGCACGAAGCTTCCGGATTCTATAGAAAAAAAAATTGAAGATCTTCTTTTGAACAAAACCGATAAATCAGCAAATAAGCCTTTAAGAAAAGGGAAAATCAAAGAGTCACTGCATTTGGTTTCAGATTACGAAAATTTTCTTAAAAAAACTTTACCTAAGAACTTGAATTTATCGGGTTTAAAAATTGTCGTTGATTGCGCAAACGGCGCGACATATAAGTTGGCTCCCAAGATATTTTCTTCGCTGGGAGCCGAATTAAAAATAATAAATTCAACTCCTGACGGGAAAAATATTAACAAAGAAAGCGGTTCTCTTAATCCGGAAAATCTTAGCTTAGAGACCTTAAAACAAAATGCTGATTGCGGAATTGCTTTTGACGGTGACGGAGACAGGGTTATTTTTGTGGACGAGAAAGGAATCGTTCGTGACGGAGATTTCCTTTTGAATATAGCCGCGCAATATTTAAAAGAAAACGGAGGGCTTAAAAATAATACTTTGGTTACAACTGTTATGGCTAATTTAGGGCTGATAAAGGCAATGCAAAAAAAAGATATAAAATTGGAACAGACATCCGTGGGTGACAGGTATGTCTATGAAGAAATGGATAAAAGCGGGGCAAATCTCGGCGGAGAACAATCCGGGCACATAATATTTAAAAACTTTATGCAGACGGGTGACGGGATATTAAGCGCGCTTCAGATTCTTTCTATAATGAAAATTAAAAGCAAGCCGCTCTCAGTTCTTTGTAATAATCTTAAAAAATATCCGCAAGTGCTTCTAAATAGTAAAGTTGAGAAAAAAATTCCGATTGAAAAACTGACTGAAACAAAAAAAACCATAAGAAATGTGGAAGATAAACTAAGGTCTGACGGCCGTGTTTTAGTAAGATATTCAGGTACTGAAAATCTTCTAAGAGTTATGATAGAGGGATTGGATTTAAATATCATAACAGATATGGCGAAGATGATTTTGGATACCGCGAAGAAGGAAATAAGCAAGGCAGTAGGTCCCGCTAAGGCGCGGGGACTCCATTTAAGTAAATTAACGAAGTCGTAG
- a CDS encoding pyridoxine 5'-phosphate synthase, giving the protein MVKLGVNIDHIATLRQARKENEPDVLKAALLCEKAGAEAITVHLREDRRHIQDKDVYLLKKNIKTRLNLEMSVAQEIVKIALDVNPDDVCIVPEKRNELTTEGGLDVINQKTILKEIIEKLKRSGIRVSLFINPEIEQVNASAEVGADCVELHTGKYAISFKNKLKDVYLSELKRLKEAGEIALKKGLILNAGHGLDYENVKEIAEIKGMNELNIGFSIVSKAVFVGLEKAVNEMKDLIRDNSHIFNR; this is encoded by the coding sequence ATGGTAAAACTTGGCGTAAATATTGATCATATTGCAACATTGAGGCAGGCAAGAAAAGAAAACGAGCCGGATGTCCTTAAAGCTGCTTTGTTATGCGAGAAAGCAGGGGCTGAAGCGATCACGGTTCATTTAAGGGAAGACAGGCGCCATATTCAAGATAAAGATGTTTATCTGTTAAAAAAAAATATTAAAACAAGGCTAAATCTTGAGATGTCCGTTGCGCAGGAAATTGTAAAAATTGCTTTAGATGTAAACCCGGACGACGTTTGCATAGTTCCTGAAAAAAGAAATGAGCTTACTACTGAAGGCGGTTTAGACGTCATAAATCAGAAAACTATCTTAAAAGAAATTATTGAAAAGTTAAAAAGATCTGGAATAAGAGTAAGCCTTTTCATTAATCCTGAAATTGAACAAGTAAATGCATCGGCCGAAGTGGGGGCTGATTGCGTTGAACTTCACACTGGGAAATATGCAATATCGTTTAAGAATAAGCTGAAAGATGTTTATTTGTCAGAACTGAAGAGATTAAAAGAAGCGGGAGAAATAGCGTTAAAAAAAGGTTTAATCTTAAATGCCGGGCATGGCCTTGATTACGAAAACGTAAAAGAAATTGCGGAAATAAAAGGAATGAACGAGCTTAATATCGGATTTTCAATTGTTTCAAAAGCAGTTTTTGTCGGTTTGGAAAAAGCCGTCAACGAAATGAAAGATTTAATTAGGGACAATTCCCATATTTTTAATCGTTGA
- the glmS gene encoding glutamine--fructose-6-phosphate transaminase (isomerizing) codes for MCGIVGYVGPKSAADIIVDGLKRLEYRGYDSSGIAVISNKKMNLYRSVGKLAELAKIIEKNRPQGNIGVGHTRWATHGKPSEENAHPHTDCLGKIVVVHNGIIENYIELKKQLISEKHKFKSETDTEVIAHLVEKYFAGDLFSAVTKALKEVRGAYALGIIDSDNPEHIIAARKDAPLIIGVGKGENFLASDVPALLPYTREMIFLEEGDIAELRSNSVKIFDKNGKETKRPVKTITWDAVQSEKGGFKHFMLKEIFEQPQSLQDTFLGRLYPDEGRIYLEDVKLDKSFLRNLAKIYIVACGTSYHAGLVGKFLFENLCNIPAEVDIASEFRYRSPVLDSRALTIIITQSGETADTLAALRLAKQKKSPTLAICNAVGSTASREADNIFYTHCGPEIGVASTKAFTGQLTALYLIALSWANEKKLLVGENFNKTIKEFWEIPLRMIDVLKKAEEINELAKKFFNKRDFLFLGRNLNYPIALEGALKLKEISYIHAEGYPAGEMKHGPIALIDEQMPIMVIATKSKIYEKILGNIEEAKARGGTVIAIATEGDKSIKEKTDAQIYMPDVPELFAPILNVVPMQLFAYYVAVLLNCDVDQPRNLAKSVTVE; via the coding sequence ATGTGCGGAATAGTGGGATATGTTGGTCCAAAATCAGCAGCTGACATAATTGTTGACGGACTGAAACGCCTGGAATACCGTGGTTATGATTCCTCAGGCATTGCCGTTATCTCTAATAAAAAAATGAATCTTTATAGAAGTGTCGGCAAACTTGCGGAATTGGCTAAAATAATTGAAAAAAATAGGCCTCAGGGTAATATAGGTGTTGGCCATACCAGATGGGCTACTCACGGCAAACCGTCAGAAGAAAATGCCCATCCGCATACAGATTGTTTGGGAAAAATTGTTGTTGTTCATAACGGAATAATTGAAAATTATATAGAGCTTAAAAAACAGCTTATTTCTGAAAAACACAAATTTAAGTCAGAAACCGATACTGAAGTTATTGCGCATCTTGTTGAAAAATATTTTGCGGGGGATTTATTTTCAGCGGTCACAAAAGCTCTAAAAGAAGTAAGGGGAGCTTACGCTTTGGGAATAATTGATTCGGATAATCCCGAGCATATAATTGCTGCCCGAAAGGATGCGCCTTTGATAATCGGAGTAGGCAAAGGAGAAAACTTTCTTGCTTCGGATGTCCCCGCTCTTTTGCCTTATACAAGAGAAATGATTTTTTTGGAGGAAGGCGACATAGCTGAATTGCGTTCAAATTCTGTTAAAATATTTGACAAAAACGGGAAAGAAACAAAACGGCCGGTTAAGACGATTACTTGGGACGCTGTTCAGTCGGAAAAAGGCGGATTCAAGCATTTCATGCTGAAAGAGATATTTGAACAGCCCCAAAGCCTGCAGGATACTTTTTTAGGAAGGTTATATCCTGATGAAGGAAGAATTTACCTTGAAGACGTAAAATTGGATAAATCTTTCCTCAGGAATCTTGCAAAAATCTATATAGTTGCCTGCGGTACTTCATACCATGCGGGACTTGTAGGAAAATTTCTTTTTGAGAACCTATGTAATATCCCGGCCGAGGTAGACATAGCTTCAGAATTCAGATACCGGTCACCGGTTTTAGACAGCAGGGCATTGACAATAATAATTACCCAGTCGGGAGAAACTGCAGATACTCTTGCAGCCCTTCGTCTTGCGAAACAGAAAAAAAGCCCGACTTTGGCAATATGTAACGCGGTGGGTTCTACCGCGAGCAGAGAAGCTGATAACATTTTCTATACTCATTGCGGTCCCGAGATCGGCGTGGCTTCAACAAAAGCTTTTACCGGCCAACTCACAGCTCTGTATTTGATTGCTTTATCCTGGGCTAATGAAAAAAAGCTTCTTGTCGGAGAAAACTTTAATAAAACTATTAAAGAATTCTGGGAAATTCCTTTAAGGATGATAGATGTTCTTAAGAAAGCAGAAGAAATTAATGAACTGGCTAAAAAGTTTTTCAATAAAAGAGATTTTCTTTTCTTAGGCAGAAACTTAAATTATCCTATAGCTTTAGAAGGCGCATTGAAACTGAAAGAAATATCGTACATTCATGCGGAGGGATATCCGGCCGGAGAAATGAAGCACGGCCCGATAGCTTTAATAGATGAGCAGATGCCCATAATGGTTATAGCTACTAAAAGCAAAATATATGAAAAAATCCTGGGAAATATTGAAGAGGCAAAGGCGCGCGGCGGAACTGTGATTGCAATTGCAACTGAAGGCGATAAATCAATAAAAGAAAAAACGGATGCTCAGATTTATATGCCTGATGT